A window of the Roseburia sp. 831b genome harbors these coding sequences:
- a CDS encoding ABC transporter permease: MNQDLEQFGLSEEELFSRVDHSDLDAEKITAPRYSYWHSVFRVFFKKKINIVILALLAVILAFTYIYPLFVDYDKFGNLLNATAKHLSPSAAMKQFGANIHWILGAGAAGQSTFDAIWFGSRISISLALVCGLINITVGVIVGAIWGFSKKVDRIMMEVYNVVANVPYILIVSVMVMILTASFWTMVFALTITGWLTIAYFIRTQVIIIRDREYNLASKCLGTSTTKIAMKNILPFMTSIVVTVAATEIPNYISMEVFLAYIGMGLSDMSLGRLIYEAESAMVTPGWGFEFWSPVVISAIITIVLYVVGQNLGDASDPRTHM; this comes from the coding sequence ATGAATCAAGATTTAGAACAGTTTGGCTTGTCAGAGGAAGAATTGTTTTCCCGTGTGGATCACAGCGACCTTGACGCAGAGAAGATTACGGCACCAAGGTATTCTTACTGGCATTCCGTATTCCGTGTATTTTTTAAGAAAAAAATAAATATTGTAATTTTAGCACTTTTAGCAGTTATTCTTGCATTTACTTATATTTACCCACTGTTTGTCGATTATGATAAATTTGGTAACTTGTTGAATGCAACTGCAAAACATTTGTCACCATCCGCTGCAATGAAACAGTTTGGCGCAAATATCCACTGGATTTTAGGTGCAGGTGCTGCCGGACAGTCTACCTTTGATGCGATTTGGTTTGGATCTAGAATTTCCATCTCGCTTGCGCTGGTGTGTGGATTGATTAACATTACAGTCGGTGTAATAGTTGGTGCAATCTGGGGATTCTCCAAAAAAGTAGACAGAATCATGATGGAAGTTTACAACGTGGTTGCAAACGTACCATACATCCTGATTGTATCTGTTATGGTTATGATTTTGACAGCAAGCTTCTGGACGATGGTCTTTGCGTTGACCATCACAGGATGGTTAACCATTGCGTACTTCATCCGTACACAGGTAATCATCATCCGAGACAGAGAATATAACCTTGCATCCAAATGTCTTGGAACATCAACAACCAAGATTGCAATGAAAAACATTCTCCCATTTATGACATCAATCGTAGTTACGGTTGCTGCGACAGAGATTCCAAACTATATTTCCATGGAAGTATTCCTGGCATACATTGGAATGGGACTTTCAGACATGTCCTTAGGACGTCTGATTTATGAAGCTGAGAGCGCAATGGTTACACCTGGATGGGGATTCGAATTCTGGAGCCCGGTTGTTATTTCAGCAATTATCACAATAGTATTGTACGTTGTAG